One genomic region from Thermoleptolyngbya sichuanensis A183 encodes:
- a CDS encoding type I polyketide synthase codes for MTEASPTKRALLAIQQLQAKLEALEAEKHPPIAIVGMGCRFPGAETLDDFWALLHAGKDAITEIPGDRWNLDQYYSPDPSAAGKMYTRHGGFVPHLHDFDAAFFRIAPREAASLDPQQRLLLEVSWEALEQAGISPHRLLGQSVGVFVGICGIDYWHQLLQQDPSTIDAYLTTGNTHSTAAGRLSYLLGSTGPSMAIDAACASSLVAVHLAYQSLRQRECDLAIVGGVNRILSPEMMVNFCKAKMLSATGRCHSFDASADGFVRSEGCGVVVLKRLDEALGDRNFVQAVILGSATNHDGRSSGLTVPNGLAQQAVIRQALKQSRLEPQQVSYLEAHGTGTVLGDSIELEALGQVFGASGTDRAVNRPEPLWIGSVKPNIGHLEAASGMAGLIKVVLALQHQTLPPHLHLRQPNPKINWAQLPLKVPTAPTPWDAPRRIAGVNAFGFSGANAHVVLTEAPAPESAPLLPYPLHLLTLSARTEPALRQLVERYVQHLQRHPNFPIADLCWTANTGRSPLPQRLAILTDSLPDLLQKLHSVLQGTPAPGILQGRAQPTAPALQIHYTAASQPPTASTRYLSPDTAAGQLPDIATAFVQGSELTWHDGDRRYFQQTVALPTYPFQRQPCGPIPAP; via the coding sequence ATGACCGAAGCCTCCCCCACCAAACGCGCCCTCCTAGCAATTCAGCAACTCCAGGCAAAGCTAGAGGCGCTGGAGGCAGAAAAGCACCCGCCGATCGCCATTGTGGGCATGGGCTGTCGCTTTCCCGGTGCGGAGACGCTGGACGACTTTTGGGCGCTGCTGCACGCGGGCAAAGACGCGATCACCGAAATTCCGGGCGATCGCTGGAACCTTGACCAATACTACAGTCCAGACCCCAGCGCAGCGGGTAAGATGTACACGCGGCACGGCGGCTTTGTGCCCCATCTGCACGACTTTGACGCGGCTTTTTTTCGCATTGCGCCCCGCGAAGCCGCCAGCCTCGACCCGCAGCAGCGCCTCCTGCTGGAAGTGAGTTGGGAAGCGCTGGAGCAGGCCGGCATTTCGCCCCACCGCCTGTTGGGGCAATCGGTCGGCGTGTTTGTTGGCATCTGCGGCATCGACTACTGGCATCAGCTTTTGCAGCAAGACCCCAGCACGATCGATGCTTACTTGACCACGGGAAACACCCACAGCACCGCTGCTGGCCGCTTATCTTATCTGCTGGGCAGCACCGGACCGAGCATGGCGATCGACGCAGCCTGTGCCTCTTCCCTCGTCGCCGTGCATCTGGCCTACCAAAGCTTGCGCCAGCGGGAATGCGACCTGGCGATCGTCGGCGGGGTGAACCGGATTTTGTCGCCGGAGATGATGGTGAACTTTTGCAAGGCGAAGATGCTGTCTGCAACCGGACGCTGCCACAGCTTTGATGCCAGCGCCGACGGCTTTGTCCGCTCCGAAGGCTGCGGCGTGGTGGTGCTAAAGCGGCTGGACGAGGCCTTGGGCGATCGCAACTTTGTGCAAGCGGTGATCCTGGGTTCCGCCACCAATCACGACGGCCGCTCCAGCGGGCTGACCGTGCCCAACGGACTGGCGCAGCAGGCCGTGATCCGCCAAGCCCTGAAGCAGAGCCGCCTAGAGCCGCAGCAAGTCAGCTATCTGGAAGCCCACGGCACGGGCACAGTGCTGGGTGACTCCATCGAGCTAGAGGCCCTGGGGCAGGTGTTTGGTGCTTCTGGGACAGATCGCGCTGTAAATCGCCCTGAACCGCTCTGGATTGGCTCCGTCAAACCCAACATCGGGCATCTGGAAGCCGCCTCTGGCATGGCTGGGCTGATCAAAGTGGTGCTCGCACTCCAGCATCAAACCCTGCCGCCCCATCTGCACCTGCGCCAGCCTAACCCGAAAATCAACTGGGCCCAACTGCCGCTGAAGGTGCCCACTGCCCCCACCCCCTGGGACGCGCCGCGCCGCATTGCCGGGGTGAATGCCTTCGGCTTTAGCGGAGCCAATGCCCATGTGGTTCTGACGGAAGCGCCCGCGCCTGAATCCGCCCCCCTGCTCCCCTATCCGCTGCACCTGCTGACCCTCTCTGCCCGCACCGAACCTGCCCTGCGCCAACTGGTCGAGCGCTATGTGCAGCATTTGCAGCGGCATCCCAATTTCCCCATCGCCGACCTCTGCTGGACGGCCAACACGGGGCGATCGCCCCTGCCCCAGCGCCTTGCCATCCTCACCGATTCCCTGCCAGACCTGCTGCAAAAACTGCATTCCGTCCTACAAGGCACACCTGCACCGGGCATTCTCCAGGGCCGCGCCCAGCCCACCGCGCCCGCCCTCCAGATTCACTACACCGCCGCGTCCCAGCCGCCCACGGCATCCACCCGCTACCTGTCGCCCGACACCGCCGCTGGCCAACTTCCCGACATTGCCACCGCCTTTGTGCAAGGCAGCGAATTGACCTGGCACGATGGCGATCGCCGCTATTTTCAGCAAACCGTCGCCCTGCCCACCTACCCCTTCCAGCGCCAGCCCTGTGGCCCGATTCCTGCCCCCTAA
- a CDS encoding type I polyketide synthase, giving the protein MMDAHSAFLSVCHGDEVADLRSLPSLSRVLHRAAVGEGAILHISPAGAECHQPYRALAQQAARILAGLRAAGVKAGDRLVLQVSDPDEFLAAIWAGWLGELVVVPIAVPPAYAESQSKALQFRAILGQLDHPWVLVSGAIAPALQAFCTDGSVEFRCDPSRLLPLPALLAAESDPPLEPPFDTALATDRLALILFTSGSTGQPKGVMLTERNLLVSAFGMATVNRITERSLSLNWMPLEHVASLVMFHLTQVFVGCPQIQVSNDYVLQDPLRWLDLCDRHRVTVTWAPNFAYGLICDRPQEVAQRQWDLSCLEWMGNGAEAVVAKTTRSFLQLLVPCGLRDGVVSPGYGMSETTSGIVHSHEFSLASTSDADTFVKVGQPIPGVSLRIVDEQQQVVPAGQVGSLQVRGLTLTPGYYNRPDLNAECFTPDGWFITGDLGFLHTGRLTITGRQKDLIILNGANVYSHEIEAVVEELPGVEVSYTAACAVRRDQETSDRLAIFLHPTVELTDAAALRELVKAVRRQVAMRLGVSPDYVIPVAQDDIPKTALGKIQRSELSRRFQAGAFGDCLQSIAEAFQQVPPAPPPRNQLERSLLKIWQSVLGLGAIALDEQFFELGGSSLQLMQVLHQLHQQGHTVSAVDLFQHSTIGSLAEFLARPPMAEAMPQNQRRFPPEALRASQRRRENAGQSNAEPSNDIAVIGLACRFPGAASPAEFWQNLQNGVESITFFSDEEILATGIDPNLVRHPNYVKASPILDDVEQFDADFFGYSPREAELLDPQQRLMLECAWEALEDAGYDPFAYAADGGAIALYAGASMNSYLLNHVYPNRHRLDANDSLDVVTLSAMGGFQMAIANDKDYLTTRVSYKLNLTGPSVNVQTACSTSLVAVHLACQSLLRGECDLAMAGGVSVETPQRAGHLYQDGMILSPDGHCRAFDAQARGTIFGSGAGVVVLKRLQEAIADGDQIYAVVKGSAIGNDGSQKAGYLAPRADGQAAVIRECLSMAGVDPDSITYVEAHGTGTELGDPIEVAALTRAFRSGSQRPQFCALGSVKTNVGHLNVASGIVGFIKTVLCLQHRQLPPSLHFQQPNPQIDFSNSPFFVNTTLRDWNTDGSPCRASVNSLGIGGTNAHVVLEEAPPLPPPRSSAPDRPLHPLTLSAKTPAALQALARRYVQFFAEHPDAPLADVCFTANVGRSPFAHRLAIVAADAAEAQAQLQSWLNAPEIHTVSTRPTVAFLFTGQGAQYAQMGRSLYDAQPVFRGAIAQCDEILRPLLGWSLPDLLYDNADNADNAPADRLQQTRYAQPALFAVEYALCELWRSWGVQPDIVLGHSIGEYVAACVAGVFSLADALTLVAHRGRLMQAQPPGAMAAVFASAEAVQSTLYSAGITVAIAALNGPQHTVISGEPAQIDRAIAHLQPQFSVKPLPVSHAFHSPMMEPMVDEFRALASQVQFTSPRLPLISNLTGTVCGEEITTPDYWCRQLRQPVQFAASVDQLRQFGCTVALECGPKPVLAGMGKAIQKAWQEREQRTSETQSPNSSSTLSQNHPGAILRSSPTHSQNHSEIQWLASLHPPQDNWATLLHSLQQLYCNGVTIDWRGFDQPYGRQRLSLPTYPFQRQRYWLDVSPARATAQPLPQAVHPLLGQKIATPRATLFDVQLRLASLPFLSDHRIHGAIVFPGAAYLEMALAAGAMLLPSKPLQLENVVLAQALVLEEALGGGRSLQTSLVPKETGYTFEIHSAQGEGRQGEAQWTLHAHGTLSTAAAPISTPDLSQLQHTHPLEIDWTTWLASFPGLGYGPRFQGIKQVWRPAQEPFNSVLGYVQLPDALKSQAEHYGIHPALLDSCLQVVLALVQNPAQPYVPISLDCLHDYGHRSNQLWSYVTVKEQSASVLTTDVWLFDEQGKPVLAIAGLTAKAVSSHAWGRTPDVSRWLHELAWQPAPRPASPPSQPAAHWLIFADAQGVAQQLVECLDAAQQTYTLAVRGAVPGVVPGAVPGAVPAGKVPGDRPPTLQAAQRVKGDRPDEFHALVQQVLQQTPTLGGVIYLWGLDAATLADTRTAYAGALYLTQALVQTGVQAPLWLVTQGSQSLNIFNILPEAQSTGVAQAPLWGLGRTIALEYPALPCRCLDLEPGTASDAGAMLWAEVQSGAADAGVAIHRGQRYVAQVQPYAAALLGGDRNAAGGNSRGVQLQIAERGSLDRLAWETVERRSPAADELELRVLVAGLNFRDVLNALGRYPGEAGPLGLECVGEVVRVGAAVRDVSPGDVMVAIAPGCFGQFVTVSAMLAVPKPATLTPVAAATLPTAMLTAEYALRTVGGLQPGERVLIHAAAGGVGLAAVQLAQQISAEMFATASPSKWSVLQQCGVTRLYNSRSLNFAAEMVRDAGEQPIDLVLNSLTGDFMLKSAALLAPGGRFVDIGKPDPALVWQLRQLRPDVQYTAIDLMQVTTQQPDQIQTMLRWVMAQVEAGQLQPLPHTQFQRDGVIDAFRCMQQAQHIGKVVIEFAKPTFAPRPKSVYVITGGLGGLGVQVGRSLVEWGATHLLLIGRTAPSPAIAAELATWEQSGASVATAQLDLADEAAVTNFFQSQRPFVDLPIRGVFHAAGVLDDGAIANQTPQRFESVMAAKLQGAWTLHRLSQDWPLDCFVLFSSAASVLGSAGQANYAAANAGLDALAHLRRSLGLPALSINWGPWAAVGMAARRADRAAPQGLQSMEPTPPETGVTLLKALLAETVPQVAVLPYAKPQAPASTSAPIANSWFEQIRQLPTGDRPAALTARLQQAVANLLGRPASSLDPHQGFTDLGLDSLTTIELTHQLQQQVPQPLPNALLYSYPTIATLTEYLLHLLEPASDPAESHHFSTEQDTAANDSENNILNDSRNDTEAVIAQLTEAEAEALLLSELDRLNLNP; this is encoded by the coding sequence ATGATGGATGCCCATTCCGCGTTTTTGTCCGTGTGTCATGGTGATGAGGTTGCAGATCTCCGCTCCCTGCCCAGTCTCTCAAGGGTTTTACATCGCGCAGCCGTCGGCGAAGGGGCAATTCTCCACATTTCTCCAGCCGGAGCCGAATGTCATCAGCCCTATCGGGCGCTGGCTCAGCAGGCCGCAAGAATTTTAGCCGGGTTGCGGGCCGCAGGCGTGAAAGCGGGCGATCGCCTCGTCCTGCAAGTTTCCGATCCCGATGAGTTTCTCGCTGCAATCTGGGCGGGGTGGCTGGGGGAACTGGTGGTGGTGCCCATTGCCGTGCCGCCAGCCTATGCCGAGTCGCAGAGCAAGGCGCTCCAGTTCCGCGCTATTTTGGGACAGTTGGATCACCCGTGGGTGTTGGTTAGCGGGGCGATCGCCCCTGCCCTGCAAGCCTTTTGCACAGACGGCTCTGTCGAGTTTCGCTGCGACCCCAGCCGCCTGCTGCCCCTGCCAGCGCTGCTCGCTGCTGAGTCCGATCCGCCGCTCGAACCGCCTTTCGACACCGCGTTGGCGACCGACCGACTGGCGCTGATCCTGTTTACCTCCGGCAGCACGGGGCAACCCAAGGGCGTGATGCTGACGGAGCGCAACCTGCTGGTGAGCGCCTTTGGCATGGCGACCGTGAACCGTATTACCGAGCGCAGCCTCAGCCTCAACTGGATGCCGCTGGAACATGTCGCCAGCCTCGTGATGTTTCACCTGACGCAGGTTTTTGTCGGCTGTCCGCAGATTCAGGTCAGCAACGACTATGTGCTGCAAGACCCGCTGCGGTGGCTGGATCTGTGCGATCGCCATCGCGTCACCGTCACCTGGGCCCCCAACTTTGCCTATGGGCTGATCTGCGATCGCCCGCAGGAGGTGGCCCAGCGGCAGTGGGACTTGTCCTGCCTGGAGTGGATGGGCAACGGAGCCGAGGCCGTCGTCGCCAAAACCACCCGCAGCTTTTTGCAACTCCTGGTGCCCTGCGGTCTGCGGGATGGTGTGGTCAGCCCCGGCTATGGCATGTCGGAAACCACCTCTGGCATTGTGCATTCCCACGAATTTTCCCTCGCCTCCACCAGCGATGCGGATACCTTTGTCAAGGTCGGCCAGCCAATTCCCGGCGTGTCGCTGCGGATTGTGGACGAGCAGCAGCAGGTCGTGCCCGCAGGTCAGGTCGGCAGCCTGCAAGTGCGCGGGCTGACCCTCACTCCCGGCTACTACAATCGCCCCGACCTGAATGCCGAGTGCTTTACGCCCGACGGCTGGTTCATTACGGGCGATCTGGGTTTTCTGCACACCGGGCGGCTCACCATCACGGGCCGCCAAAAAGACCTGATTATCCTCAACGGCGCAAATGTGTATAGCCACGAAATCGAAGCCGTAGTCGAGGAATTGCCCGGTGTAGAAGTGTCCTACACCGCGGCCTGCGCTGTGCGCCGGGATCAGGAAACGAGCGATCGCCTCGCCATTTTTCTGCATCCCACCGTTGAACTGACGGATGCCGCAGCCCTGAGGGAACTGGTGAAAGCCGTGCGGCGGCAGGTGGCTATGCGGCTGGGTGTGAGTCCCGATTATGTTATCCCGGTGGCGCAGGACGACATTCCCAAAACCGCCCTCGGCAAAATTCAGCGCAGCGAACTCAGCCGCCGCTTTCAGGCTGGCGCGTTTGGCGATTGCCTCCAGTCCATCGCCGAAGCGTTTCAGCAGGTTCCACCCGCCCCGCCGCCGCGCAACCAGCTAGAGCGATCGCTGTTGAAAATCTGGCAGTCGGTGCTGGGGCTGGGGGCGATCGCCCTCGACGAGCAGTTTTTTGAACTGGGGGGCAGTTCGCTGCAACTGATGCAGGTGTTGCACCAGCTTCATCAGCAGGGTCATACTGTTTCGGCAGTGGACTTGTTTCAGCATTCCACCATTGGCAGCCTGGCCGAGTTTCTGGCGCGGCCCCCGATGGCTGAAGCGATGCCTCAGAACCAGCGGCGATTCCCGCCGGAAGCGCTTCGTGCATCACAGCGTCGCCGAGAAAATGCAGGACAGTCAAATGCAGAACCGTCAAACGACATCGCGGTAATTGGGCTGGCCTGTCGCTTTCCCGGAGCCGCTTCGCCTGCGGAATTTTGGCAAAACCTGCAAAATGGCGTGGAGTCTATCACTTTTTTTAGCGATGAAGAAATCCTGGCAACAGGCATAGACCCTAATCTGGTGCGCCATCCCAACTATGTAAAAGCCAGCCCGATTCTAGACGATGTGGAGCAGTTCGACGCGGACTTTTTTGGCTATAGCCCCCGCGAGGCAGAACTGCTCGACCCGCAGCAGCGGCTGATGCTGGAGTGCGCCTGGGAAGCCTTGGAGGACGCGGGCTACGACCCCTTTGCCTACGCGGCCGACGGCGGGGCGATCGCCCTCTATGCAGGCGCATCTATGAACAGCTACCTGCTGAACCACGTCTATCCCAATCGCCATCGGCTGGATGCTAACGACTCGCTGGACGTAGTGACGCTGAGCGCGATGGGCGGCTTTCAGATGGCGATCGCCAACGACAAGGACTACCTCACCACCCGCGTATCCTACAAGCTGAACCTGACGGGGCCCAGCGTCAACGTGCAGACCGCCTGCTCCACGTCGCTTGTCGCCGTGCATCTGGCCTGTCAATCGCTCCTGCGCGGCGAGTGCGACCTGGCGATGGCAGGGGGCGTGTCGGTGGAAACGCCGCAGCGGGCGGGGCATCTGTATCAAGACGGCATGATCCTGTCGCCAGACGGTCACTGTCGCGCGTTTGATGCCCAAGCGCGGGGCACGATCTTTGGTAGCGGCGCGGGCGTGGTGGTGCTGAAGCGGCTGCAAGAGGCGATCGCCGACGGGGATCAGATCTACGCCGTGGTCAAGGGTTCCGCCATTGGCAACGACGGCAGCCAAAAGGCGGGCTATCTCGCGCCCCGTGCCGATGGACAGGCCGCCGTGATCCGCGAGTGCCTGTCCATGGCAGGCGTTGATCCAGACAGCATTACCTACGTCGAAGCCCACGGCACAGGCACGGAACTGGGTGACCCCATCGAAGTTGCTGCCCTCACCCGGGCCTTTCGCAGCGGCTCCCAGCGCCCGCAGTTTTGCGCCCTCGGCTCCGTCAAAACCAACGTCGGCCATCTCAACGTCGCCTCTGGCATCGTCGGCTTCATCAAAACCGTCCTCTGTTTGCAGCACCGCCAACTGCCGCCCAGCCTGCATTTCCAGCAGCCCAACCCGCAGATCGACTTTTCCAACAGCCCGTTTTTTGTGAATACGACGCTGCGCGACTGGAACACGGACGGCTCCCCGTGCCGCGCCAGCGTCAACTCCCTGGGCATTGGCGGCACGAATGCCCATGTGGTGCTGGAAGAAGCGCCCCCGTTGCCGCCCCCGCGGTCTTCTGCGCCCGATCGCCCGCTGCACCCGCTGACCCTTTCTGCCAAAACGCCCGCTGCCCTGCAAGCCCTGGCCCGTCGTTATGTCCAGTTCTTCGCAGAGCATCCCGACGCGCCCCTGGCCGACGTGTGCTTTACGGCCAATGTCGGGCGATCGCCCTTTGCTCACCGGCTGGCAATCGTCGCGGCAGACGCTGCCGAGGCCCAGGCGCAGTTGCAAAGCTGGCTGAATGCGCCCGAAATTCACACCGTCTCCACCCGCCCCACCGTGGCGTTTCTGTTTACGGGGCAGGGGGCGCAATATGCCCAGATGGGGCGATCGCTCTACGACGCGCAGCCCGTGTTTCGGGGGGCGATCGCCCAGTGCGACGAGATTCTGCGGCCGCTGCTGGGATGGTCGCTGCCCGACCTGCTCTATGACAATGCAGACAACGCAGACAACGCACCCGCTGACCGCCTCCAGCAGACCCGCTATGCCCAGCCCGCGCTGTTTGCCGTCGAGTATGCCCTGTGCGAATTGTGGCGATCCTGGGGCGTGCAGCCGGATATCGTCCTGGGGCACAGCATCGGCGAGTATGTAGCGGCCTGCGTGGCGGGCGTATTTAGCTTGGCGGACGCGCTGACGCTGGTGGCGCATCGGGGACGGCTGATGCAGGCGCAACCCCCCGGCGCAATGGCGGCAGTGTTTGCCAGCGCCGAAGCCGTCCAGTCCACCCTGTATTCTGCCGGAATTACCGTGGCGATCGCCGCCCTCAACGGCCCGCAGCATACGGTGATTTCCGGTGAACCTGCACAGATCGATCGGGCGATCGCCCACCTCCAGCCGCAGTTTTCCGTCAAGCCGCTGCCTGTCTCCCACGCCTTCCACTCGCCAATGATGGAGCCGATGGTGGACGAATTCCGGGCCCTTGCCAGCCAAGTTCAGTTCACCAGCCCCCGCCTGCCGCTGATCTCCAACCTCACGGGAACGGTCTGCGGTGAGGAAATAACGACACCGGACTACTGGTGTCGGCAGTTGCGCCAGCCTGTGCAGTTTGCCGCCAGCGTTGACCAATTGCGTCAGTTTGGCTGCACAGTGGCGCTAGAATGTGGCCCCAAACCCGTGCTAGCTGGCATGGGCAAAGCGATTCAAAAAGCCTGGCAAGAGCGTGAACAGCGGACATCCGAAACACAGTCTCCAAACAGTTCTTCAACCCTTTCTCAGAATCATCCGGGAGCTATCCTGAGGTCGTCGCCGACCCATTCTCAAAACCATTCAGAAATTCAGTGGCTAGCCAGCCTGCATCCGCCGCAAGACAACTGGGCTACCCTACTTCACAGCCTCCAGCAGCTTTACTGCAACGGAGTCACCATCGACTGGCGCGGATTCGATCAGCCCTACGGCCGACAGCGCCTCTCGCTGCCCACCTACCCCTTTCAGCGGCAGCGCTATTGGCTGGATGTCTCACCTGCACGCGCCACAGCCCAGCCACTCCCTCAAGCTGTCCATCCACTGCTGGGCCAAAAAATTGCCACGCCCCGCGCCACCCTATTCGACGTGCAGCTTCGGCTGGCATCCCTGCCGTTTCTCTCTGATCACCGGATTCACGGCGCAATCGTCTTTCCTGGCGCGGCCTATCTGGAAATGGCGCTGGCAGCTGGGGCGATGCTGCTGCCGTCCAAGCCGCTTCAGCTTGAAAATGTGGTGCTGGCGCAGGCGCTCGTGCTGGAGGAAGCCCTGGGTGGAGGGCGATCGCTCCAAACCAGCCTTGTACCCAAGGAAACTGGATACACCTTCGAGATTCACAGTGCCCAAGGCGAGGGTAGACAGGGCGAGGCCCAGTGGACGCTGCACGCTCACGGAACCCTCAGCACAGCGGCTGCCCCCATCTCCACGCCCGATCTTTCCCAGCTTCAGCATACCCACCCGCTGGAAATCGACTGGACAACGTGGCTAGCTTCCTTCCCTGGACTGGGCTATGGGCCACGGTTCCAGGGCATAAAGCAGGTCTGGCGACCGGCGCAGGAGCCTTTTAATAGCGTTCTGGGATACGTGCAGCTTCCTGACGCGCTGAAATCTCAGGCAGAACACTATGGCATTCATCCCGCTTTGCTCGATTCCTGTCTGCAAGTTGTCTTGGCTTTGGTACAGAATCCTGCTCAACCCTATGTCCCGATTAGTCTCGATTGCCTGCACGATTACGGTCATCGATCCAATCAACTCTGGAGCTATGTGACGGTCAAAGAACAGTCTGCCAGCGTGCTAACGACGGATGTATGGCTGTTTGATGAGCAGGGAAAGCCCGTGCTGGCGATCGCCGGATTGACCGCCAAAGCCGTGTCGTCCCATGCTTGGGGCCGCACGCCCGACGTTTCCCGCTGGCTCCATGAACTCGCGTGGCAGCCTGCACCCCGCCCTGCCTCGCCGCCTTCGCAGCCCGCAGCCCACTGGCTGATTTTTGCCGACGCCCAGGGCGTGGCGCAGCAATTGGTCGAATGCCTAGACGCGGCGCAGCAGACTTATACACTCGCAGTTAGGGGCGCAGTTCCAGGTGTAGTGCCGGGAGCAGTTCCGGGAGCAGTTCCGGCTGGCAAAGTTCCAGGCGATCGCCCCCCCACGCTACAAGCAGCACAGCGGGTGAAGGGCGATCGCCCCGACGAGTTCCACGCGCTGGTGCAGCAGGTTTTGCAGCAGACCCCAACGCTCGGCGGCGTCATCTACCTCTGGGGACTGGATGCAGCGACCCTGGCAGACACCCGCACCGCCTATGCCGGAGCGCTCTACCTGACGCAAGCCTTGGTTCAGACGGGCGTTCAGGCTCCTCTGTGGCTAGTGACGCAGGGCAGCCAGTCGCTCAATATCTTCAATATCTTGCCTGAAGCCCAGTCCACAGGCGTGGCCCAGGCTCCCCTCTGGGGGCTGGGTCGCACGATCGCCCTGGAATATCCCGCCCTCCCGTGCCGCTGTCTCGACCTAGAGCCGGGTACAGCCTCCGACGCAGGGGCGATGCTGTGGGCCGAGGTGCAGTCTGGCGCAGCGGATGCTGGCGTGGCGATTCACCGGGGACAGCGCTACGTCGCTCAGGTTCAACCCTATGCGGCTGCCCTGCTGGGGGGCGATCGCAATGCGGCTGGTGGGAACTCTCGCGGGGTGCAACTCCAAATTGCAGAACGGGGCAGCCTCGATCGCCTTGCTTGGGAAACCGTCGAGCGGCGATCGCCCGCAGCAGACGAACTCGAACTGCGGGTGCTGGTGGCAGGGCTGAACTTCCGCGATGTGCTGAATGCGCTGGGGCGCTATCCCGGCGAGGCAGGCCCCTTGGGGCTGGAGTGCGTCGGCGAGGTGGTGCGCGTGGGTGCGGCAGTGCGGGACGTTTCGCCGGGTGACGTGATGGTAGCAATCGCCCCCGGCTGCTTTGGACAGTTCGTCACGGTTTCGGCAATGCTGGCAGTCCCTAAACCCGCCACGTTGACCCCGGTCGCAGCCGCCACTCTGCCCACGGCTATGCTTACGGCTGAGTACGCGCTGCGAACCGTGGGCGGCCTGCAACCGGGCGAGCGGGTGCTGATTCACGCGGCGGCGGGCGGCGTGGGGCTGGCGGCGGTGCAACTGGCGCAACAAATCAGCGCGGAGATGTTCGCCACTGCTTCCCCCAGCAAGTGGTCGGTGCTGCAACAGTGCGGCGTGACCCGGCTCTACAATTCGCGATCGCTCAATTTTGCCGCCGAGATGGTTCGCGACGCAGGGGAGCAGCCCATCGACCTAGTGCTAAATTCCCTCACGGGCGACTTCATGCTGAAAAGTGCGGCGCTGCTGGCTCCCGGCGGGCGCTTTGTGGATATCGGCAAACCCGACCCGGCGCTGGTCTGGCAACTGCGGCAACTCCGCCCCGACGTGCAGTACACCGCCATTGACCTGATGCAGGTGACCACGCAGCAGCCTGACCAGATTCAGACCATGCTGCGGTGGGTGATGGCGCAAGTTGAGGCGGGCCAGCTTCAGCCGCTCCCCCACACCCAGTTTCAGCGCGACGGCGTGATCGACGCATTCCGCTGTATGCAGCAGGCGCAGCACATCGGCAAAGTGGTGATCGAGTTCGCCAAACCCACCTTTGCGCCGCGTCCCAAGAGTGTGTATGTAATCACGGGCGGGCTGGGTGGACTGGGCGTGCAGGTGGGGCGATCGCTCGTTGAATGGGGCGCAACGCACCTGCTGCTGATTGGGCGGACGGCTCCCAGCCCCGCAATTGCCGCAGAGTTGGCAACCTGGGAGCAATCCGGTGCATCCGTCGCCACTGCCCAACTCGACTTGGCGGATGAAGCCGCCGTGACGAACTTTTTCCAATCCCAGCGCCCCTTTGTCGATCTGCCAATTCGCGGGGTGTTTCACGCGGCCGGCGTGCTGGACGACGGGGCGATCGCCAACCAGACCCCGCAACGATTCGAGTCAGTCATGGCCGCCAAACTCCAGGGCGCATGGACGCTGCATCGCCTCAGTCAGGACTGGCCGCTGGACTGCTTTGTGCTGTTTTCCTCCGCCGCATCGGTCTTGGGGTCGGCGGGGCAAGCCAACTACGCCGCCGCCAACGCCGGACTGGACGCGCTGGCCCACCTGCGGCGATCGCTCGGTCTGCCCGCCCTCAGCATCAACTGGGGCCCCTGGGCAGCCGTGGGCATGGCCGCCCGCCGCGCCGACCGCGCTGCCCCCCAGGGCCTCCAGAGCATGGAGCCAACCCCCCCTGAAACGGGCGTGACCCTCCTCAAAGCGCTGCTGGCCGAAACTGTGCCCCAGGTCGCCGTGCTGCCTTATGCCAAACCGCAAGCCCCTGCCTCCACATCTGCACCTATTGCCAACTCCTGGTTTGAGCAAATTCGCCAATTGCCAACGGGCGATCGCCCCGCCGCCCTGACCGCCCGCCTCCAGCAAGCCGTCGCCAACCTGCTGGGTCGCCCCGCCTCCAGTCTCGACCCGCATCAGGGCTTCACCGACCTCGGCCTCGACTCCCTCACCACCATTGAGCTAACCCACCAGTTGCAACAGCAAGTGCCCCAGCCGTTGCCCAACGCACTGCTCTACAGCTATCCCACGATCGCCACCCTTACGGAATACCTGCTGCATCTGCTGGAACCCGCTTCCGACCCGGCAGAATCCCATCACTTCTCAACAGAGCAGGACACAGCCGCGAATGACTCTGAGAACAACATCTTGAACGACTCCAGGAACGACACCGAAGCAGTAATTGCCCAGCTCACCGAAGCCGAAGCCGAAGCCCTCCTGCTCAGCGAACTCGACCGCCTCAACCTCAACCCCTAA
- a CDS encoding SRPBCC family protein, with amino-acid sequence MKISLQFGWTRLTALLSASAVLTSALGTGLAAAPTAAPQRSLPSTEFSSTAPTELLRLPGAVATAPGVTISGENGRFVGQVVINGSAAAAWAVLTDYNNFASFLPNVESSRLLSRNGNQVTFEQVNVLRVASVPVRNRVTIASSEQRPSQIQFVVMDGNEPIMQGVWQLQQASARQLVLTHQVVISPRSDLMRDVYSRVYRGELETTLVSLRREIERRSR; translated from the coding sequence ATGAAAATTTCACTTCAATTCGGTTGGACTCGGTTGACAGCGCTGCTGAGCGCGTCTGCTGTCTTGACCTCAGCGCTGGGGACAGGGCTGGCCGCTGCACCAACCGCTGCCCCCCAACGAAGCTTGCCCTCGACGGAATTCTCAAGCACCGCCCCAACGGAGTTGCTGCGACTGCCCGGTGCGGTGGCGACGGCTCCCGGTGTCACGATTTCAGGCGAAAACGGGCGGTTTGTAGGGCAGGTGGTGATCAACGGCTCCGCTGCGGCCGCCTGGGCCGTGTTGACTGACTACAACAACTTTGCATCGTTTTTGCCCAATGTTGAATCCAGCCGCCTGCTGAGCCGCAATGGTAATCAGGTTACGTTCGAGCAGGTGAACGTGCTGCGGGTGGCCTCAGTTCCCGTGCGAAACCGCGTCACTATCGCTTCGTCCGAGCAGCGACCTTCGCAGATTCAGTTTGTGGTGATGGACGGCAACGAGCCGATCATGCAGGGCGTTTGGCAGCTTCAGCAAGCCTCGGCCCGCCAGTTGGTGTTAACCCATCAGGTGGTTATTTCCCCCAGATCTGACCTGATGCGCGATGTCTATTCGCGGGTTTATCGCGGCGAACTGGAGACGACTCTAGTCTCCCTGCGTCGAGAAATTGAGCGCCGTAGCCGATGA